Proteins encoded together in one Urocitellus parryii isolate mUroPar1 chromosome 3, mUroPar1.hap1, whole genome shotgun sequence window:
- the Cactin gene encoding splicing factor Cactin has product MGRDTRSRSRSVGRRGRRPRSQSRSRSRSRSRSHGRRRRRRREDERRRRRRRRSRERRSESEEERWQRPGRRSRSPAAPRWCSRDRSSQSDSGEEQPQGPWAHHGHRRSWSPCSLASSAASPGRPQSPGAMAAALSQQQSLQERLRLREERKQQEELLKAFETPEEKRARRLAKKEAKERKKREKMGWGEEYMGYTNTDNPFGDNNLLGTFIWNKALEKKGISHLEEKELKERNKRIQEDNRLELQKVKQLRLEREREKALREQELELLQREKEAEHFKTWEEQEDHFHLQQAKLRSKIRIRDGRAKPIDLLAKYISAEDDDLAVEMHEPYTFLNGLTVADMEDLLEDIQVYMELEQGKNADFWRDMTIITEDEISKLRKLEASGKGPGERREGVNASVSSDVQSVFKGKTYSQLQVIFQGIEGKIRAGGPNLDMGYWESLLQQLRAHMARARLRERHQDVLRQKLYKLKQEQGVESGPLFPILKQEPPSPSHSLEPEEPAPTPPGPSLEGGPTEPEGDAAAPAEGDGDGEAVLMEEDLIQQSLDDYDAGRYSPRLLTAHELPLDAHVLEPDEDLQRLQLSRQQLQVTGDASESAEDIFFRRAKEGMGQDEAQFSVEMPLTGRAYLWADKYRPRKPRFFNRVHTGFEWNKYNQTHYDFDNPPPKIVQGYKFNIFYPDLIDKRSTPEYFLEACADNRDFAILRFHAGPPYEDIAFKIVNREWEYSHRHGFRCQFANGIFQLWFHFKRYRYRR; this is encoded by the exons atGGGTCGAGACACACGCTCGCGCTCGCGATCCGTGGGGCGCAGGGGCCGAAGGCCGCGGAGCCAGAGCCGGAGTCGGAGCCGAAGTCGGAGTAGGAGCCATGGGCGGCGGCGCCGGCGGCGCCGGGAGGACGAGCGACGGCGCAGGCGGAGACGGCGAAGCCGGGAGCGCAG GTCGGAATCGGAGGAAGAACGGTGGCAGCGCCCAGGGAGGCGAAGCCGGAGCCCTGCTGCACCCCGATGGTGCTCTCGGGACCGGTCCTCGCAGTCTGACTCTGGGGAGGAGCAGCCGCAGGGCCCATGGGCCCACCATGGGCACCGGCGCTCTTGGTCCCCCTGCTCCTTAGCATCCAGCGCAGCGTCCCCAGGGCGCCCCCAGAGTCCTGGGGCAATGGCTGCAGCTCTGAGCCAGCAGCAGAGCTTGCAGGAGCGGCTGCGGCTACGGGAGGAGCGGAAGCAGCAGGAGGAGCTGCTGAAGGCCTTCGAGACCCCCGAGGAGAAGCGCGCGCGGCGGCTGGCCAAGAAGGAGGCCAAAGAGCGCAAGAAGCGTGAGAAGATGGGCTGGGGCGAGGAGTACATGGGCTACACCAACACCGACAACCCCTTTGGCGACAACAACCTGCTGGGCACCTTCATCTGGAACAAG GCTCTGGAGAAGAAGGGGATCAGCCATCTGGAGGAGAAGGAGCTGAAGGAGCGGAACAAGAGGATCCAGGAGGACAATCGGCTGGAGCTGCAGAAG GTGAAGCAGCTGCGGCTGGAGCGGGAGCGGGAGAAGGCCCTGCGGGAGCAGGAGCTGGAGCTGCTGCAGCGGGAGAAGGAGGCGGAGCACTTCAAGACCTGGGAGGAGCAAGAGGACCACTTCCACCTGCAGCAGGCCAAGCTGCG CTCCAAGATCCGAATCCGGGACGGGCGGGCGAAGCCCATCGACCTGCTGGCCAAGTACATCAGCGCCGAGGACGACGACCTGGCCGTGGAGATGCACGAGCCCTACACCTTCCTCAACGGCCTCACGGTGGCCGACATGGAGGACCTGCTGGAGGACATCCAG GTGTACATGGAGCTGGAGCAGGGCAAGAACGCGGACTTCTGGCGGGACATGACCATCATCACCGAGGATGAGATCTCCAAACTCCGAAAGCTGGAGGCCTCGGGCAAGGGCCCAG GGGAGCGCCGGGAGGGGGTCAATGCCTCCGTCAGCTCTGACGTGCAGTCGGTGTTCAAGGGGAAGACATACAGCCAGCTGCAAGTCATCTTCCAGGGCATCGAGGGTAAGATCCGGGCCGGCGGGCCCAACCTGGACATGGGCTACTGGGAGAGCCTGCTGCAGCAGCTGCGTGCCCACATGGCCAGGGCCAG GCTCCGGGAGCGCCACCAGGACGTGCTGCGGCAGAAGCTGTACAAGCTGAAACAAGAGCAGGGCGTGGAGAGCGGGCCCCTGTTCCCCATCCTGAAGCAGGAGCCCCCGTCCCCCAGCCACAG CCTGGAGCCCGAGGAGCCAGCCCCCACGCCGCCCGGGCCCTCCTTGGAGGGCGGGCCCACCGAGCCCGAGGGGGACGCCGCGGCGCCTGCGGAGGGCGACGGCGACGGCGAGGCGGTGCTCATGGAGGAGGACCTGATCCAGCAGAGCCTGGACGACTACGACGCGGGCAGGTACAGCCCGCGCCTGCTCACGGCGCACGAGCTGCCGCTGGACGCGCACGTTCTGGAGCCCGACGAGGACCTGCAGCGCCTGCAGCTGTCGCGCCAGCAGCTCCAGGTCACAG GAGACGCCAGCGAGAGCGCGGAGGACATCTTCTTCCGGCGGGCCAAGGAGGGCATGGGCCAGGACGAGGCGCAGTTCAGCGTGGAGATGCCGCTGACCGGCAGGGCCTACCTGTGGGCCGACAAGTACCGGCCGCGCAAGCCGCGCTTCTTCAACCGCGTGCACACGGGCTTCGAGTGGAACAAGTACAACCAGACGCACTACGACTTCGACAACCCGCCGCCCAAGATCGTGCAGGGCTACAAGTTCAACATCTTCTACCCCGACCTCATCGACAAGCGCTCCACGCCCGAGTACTTCCTGGAGGCCTGCGCCGACAACCGCGACTTCGCCATCCTGCGCTTCCACGCCGGGCCGCCCTACGAGGACATCGCCTTCAAGATCGTCAACCGCGAGTGGGAGTACTCGCACCGCCACGGCTTCCGCTGTCAGTTCGCCAACGGCATCTTCCAGCTCTGGTTCCACTTCAAGCGCTACCGCTACCGGCGGTGA
- the Tbxa2r gene encoding thromboxane A2 receptor: MWSNSSVLGPCFRPTNATPEERRLVASPWFAASFCAVGLASNLLALSVLAGARQGSCCPRSPFLTLLGGLVLTDFLGLLVTGVLVVSRHAALFDWRTADPGCGLCHFMGVAMVFFGLCPLLLGAAMASERYLGITRPFSRSAAASQRRAWATVGLVWAAALALGLLPLLGVGHYTVQYPGSWCFLTLGPQLGDAAFGLLFALLGGLSVGLSFVLNTISVATLCHVYHGQEAAQQRPRDCEVEMMVQLLGIMLVASVCWMPLLVFIAQTVLQNPPAMSPAGQLSRATEQQLLIYLRVATWNQILDPWVYILFRRAVLRRLHPRLSARPRSLSLRPPPAQGARLQ, encoded by the exons ATGTGGTCCAACAGCAGTGTCCTGGGGCCCTGCTTCCGCCCCACAAATGCCACGCCCGAGGAGCGTCGCCTGGTGGCCTCTCCCTGGTTCGCGGCCTCCTTCTGCGCCGTGGGCCTGGCCTCCAACCTGCTGGCGCTGAGCGTGCTGGCCGGCGCGCGGCAGGGCAGCTGCTGCCCGCGGTCCCCCTTCCTCACCCTGCTGGGCGGCCTGGTCCTCACCGACTTCCTGGGGCTTCTGGTCACTGGGGTCCTGGTGGTGTCCCGGCACGCCGCGCTCTTCGACTGGCGCACGGCGGACCCCGGCTGCGGCCTCTGCCACTTCATGGGCGTGGCCATGGTCTTCTTTGGCCTGTGTCCCTTGTTGCTGGGGGCCGCCATGGCCTCTGAGCGCTACCTGGGCATCACCCGGCCCTTCTCCCGCTCGGCGGCCGCCTCGCAGCGCCGCGCCTGGGCCACCGTGGGGCTGGTGTGGGCGGCGGCGCTGGCGCTGGGGCTGCTGCCCCTGCTGGGCGTGGGCCACTACACCGTGCAGTACCCCGGCTCCTGGTGCTTCCTCACGCTGGGGCCACAGCTCGGCGACGCGGCCTTCGGGCTGCTGTTCGCGCTCCTCGGCGGCCTGTCGGTCGGGCTGTCCTTCGTGCTCAACACCATCAGCGTGGCCACCCTGTGCCACGTCTACCACGGGCAGGAGGCCGCCCAGCAGCGCCCGCGCGACTGCGAGGTGGAGATGATGGTCCAGCTCCTGGGCATCATGCTGGTGGCCAGCGTCTGCTGGATGCCGCTGCTG GTCTTCATCGCCCAGACGGTGCTGCAGAACCCGCCAGCCATGAGCCCGGCCGGGCAGCTGTCCCGGGCCACGGAGCAGCAGCTGCTCATCTACCTGCGCGTGGCCACCTGGAACCAGATCCTGGACCCCTGGGTGTACATCCTGTTCCGCCGCGCAGTGCTGCGCCGCCTGCACCCGCGCCTCAGCGCCCGGCCCAGGTCCCTCTCCCTGCGGCCGCCGCCGGCCCAGGGCGCCAGGCTGCAGTAG